The Pelagibius sp. CAU 1746 genomic sequence GGCTGGCTTGCCGCGGCGTATCCCGGGCGACCTGGTCTTCTTCCCAGGGCGCCACGGTCTCCAGGGCGGCATAGCCGGCGAGCAAGATCGCGAAGACGGCGGCCACGGCGCCGAAAGGGCGCCAGAAGGCAAGGCTGTTCCAGAAACCGCCGCGCCCCGGCGCGGACCTGCCGTCGGGACTCACGCGCTTGCGAATTGCTTGCCATACCCGCGCCGGCGGCTGCACGGCAGGGGTGGCGTCGCTCAGCGGCGTCAGGTGATCTTCCCAGGCCTCGACGCGGCGGCGCAGGTCAGGGCGCGAACGCATCAGCACCTCGAAGCGGCGCCGCGCGCGACCGTGCAGCGCGCCGGCCACGTAGGCGCTGGCCAGGGCTTCCTGCAGGTGGGGATCGTCGTATCTCATTGACCCACCCCCTTTTGCTCAAGGCATTCGCGCAGCTTCATCAGACCTCGGCGAATCCATGTCTTGACGGTGCCGGCCGGCCGTTTCATGCGGCCCGCGATCTCGGTCGGTGTCAGGCCTTGGTGGTAGGACAGAAGAATGCAATCCCGCTGCTCTTCGCCCAACCGGCCCAGGCAGGCGAGAACCTTCTGCATCTCCTCGCTGGTCTCCGCGCTGGCCGCCGGGTTGTCGGCACTGGTGCGCCGGTCCTTCGCCGCGGTCCATTCCTCCTCGGCTACGCGATAGTCGGCCCGCCGCAGCAGGTCCAGGGACTGGTTTCGAACGATATTGATCATCCAAGTCATCGGCCGCCCTCGGCCGGGATCATAGCTGCCGGCGTGCCGCCATACCTTCACGAAGGCCTCCTGCAGGGCCTCTTCGGCCCAAGCCTCCCGCCGTAATATACGCAAGGCGATGCCGAAGAGTTTCGCGGACGTCGCCTCATAGAGTTCGCCGAAGGCCGCCTGATCGCCAAGGCTGCAGCGCGACAGCAACCACGCCAGGCGTTCTGAGGACTCCCGGCCCGGCATCTCGCGGGGCGCCGTGGGGTTCTTGGGTGCAATCGGATGGGTCATACGCTCAGGTTCTTTCTCCAGCCGCTGGCGCCCGGCCAATTTCGCAGACCGCTCCTCCCCGGGCAACGGCACCCAGGCCACAGGGGGGCGGAGCCGTTGGGAGCCCGAGGTATAGGGAAAAAGTCTCTTGCATCTGCCCAGGCTGGCCTTCCGGGGAGTTGGCGGATCGACTTATGGATGCGGCGACTCGGTCGGGAGTGTGCACCTTGGCGGCGAGTCCCGCCAACGGGGAATCCTCGGCGGCTCCGCCCTTGCCGTCACCCTCACAAGCTGCAAGGGCAATCCGGCATTTCGCTTCACTTGTCCGGTGTTTTGCCTGATTTTTGGGCTTGGAAAGGCGGCTAGTTGCGGTTTTTTGGGGGAGCAAAGCCGCCGAGCGGCTGGTCAGTCCGCGCAATCCGTTTATAGTGTTTGCGCTAAAAGAAGAGGCCTAAATTCTCATTCCCGTTGTTGCGTCAGACGCGTTAAAGCATTTCCGCCAGCGTAGGTATTTGAGGGAATGGTAAGCACGATAGAGCGCGAGCGAGAGCCTCGCTCACGTTTCGAGGCGACCCGCGAACTGCTGGCGCAGCGGCGGCGCAATCTTCTGCTGCCCGTTCTCTTGCTGGTTGCCATCTCGCTCGTGGTGGTGGCGGGGGTGCTGTACTGGAGCGCCGACTCGCTCAACGAGCGCGAAGTGCAATCGCAGCGCGCGCTCGTCAAGTCGATGGTCCAGATCAGGCGGGACAATCTGCGTCAGCTTGTGATCGATTATGCCTGGTGGGACGAGGCGATCGTGGATTCCGGCGTGATCCTCGACGAGCGTTGGGCGAAAACCGGCCTGTCGGAATATCTGCACAGTGTCTTCGGCATTACCGGAGGTTGGGTCGTCGGGACGGACGACCGCGTCAGGCTGGCGTTCGAGCACGGCAAGCGCGTCAGTGAATCGAAAGCGCCCTCGCTGCCGCAGGGCGCCGGCCTGCTGATCGAGTCCGCGCGCAGCGCGAATTCTATCGACAAGGTGCCGGCGGCGGGGCTCGTGATTTATGAGCAGGAGGTCTCGCTGATCGCCGCAAGCCTGGTAAGCCCCTTGGTAGACACGCCCGGCGCCGACGGGTTTGGCGACGTCATGATTTTCGTGAAGCCGCTTGACCTGACCTTCTTCAACCGCGCCGGCGTCGGCGGTCACATCGAGGATTTGCACTTCATTCGCGGCCCGGCGCCGAAAGGCTACTACGAGTGCCCGGTCTTGGGCCTTGACGGCGAGGTCTTAGGGAACATCATCTGGCGCGACCATCAGCACGGCCATGGTATGCTCTGGAGTGTCGCTCCCTTTCTCCTGGTCTCGCTTCTGGCGGTCGGTTTCCTCCTCTTCCT encodes the following:
- a CDS encoding ATP-binding protein; protein product: MVSTIEREREPRSRFEATRELLAQRRRNLLLPVLLLVAISLVVVAGVLYWSADSLNEREVQSQRALVKSMVQIRRDNLRQLVIDYAWWDEAIVDSGVILDERWAKTGLSEYLHSVFGITGGWVVGTDDRVRLAFEHGKRVSESKAPSLPQGAGLLIESARSANSIDKVPAAGLVIYEQEVSLIAASLVSPLVDTPGADGFGDVMIFVKPLDLTFFNRAGVGGHIEDLHFIRGPAPKGYYECPVLGLDGEVLGNIIWRDHQHGHGMLWSVAPFLLVSLLAVGFLLFLAVKRVETMVSREGRLSVSLYQEKQRRSQKSDFVSMFSHELRTPLQAIGTSADMLDRFGDQMSEGERREETRTIRRAVSTLACLVDDVLVMGRSDAARERAGERGTALDLAQFCRAMWREVSLALRSKQELQLEDGIGAPVAKVDELALHTVLSNLLQNAVKYSKGEGPIKVRLAKEDGEYAIAVTDFGAGIAEGQQEQIFKPYWRAKEVENIDGTGLGLAVARSAARSLGGDLRLKCSGGSSGPDCGTCFEVRWPVCN
- a CDS encoding anti-sigma factor → MRYDDPHLQEALASAYVAGALHGRARRRFEVLMRSRPDLRRRVEAWEDHLTPLSDATPAVQPPARVWQAIRKRVSPDGRSAPGRGGFWNSLAFWRPFGAVAAVFAILLAGYAALETVAPWEEDQVARDTPRQASPSYVAVLEDDASQPVMVVTAFKGPWRVVVEPLRELSPSAGKTFQVWAVERDSGSVRPLLQVSSGEVLRLPLDDDGWTAIKTSESLAVTLEDAGASPAAPTGPVLYSGLCLNLKGPAET
- a CDS encoding sigma-70 family RNA polymerase sigma factor → MAGRQRLEKEPERMTHPIAPKNPTAPREMPGRESSERLAWLLSRCSLGDQAAFGELYEATSAKLFGIALRILRREAWAEEALQEAFVKVWRHAGSYDPGRGRPMTWMINIVRNQSLDLLRRADYRVAEEEWTAAKDRRTSADNPAASAETSEEMQKVLACLGRLGEEQRDCILLSYHQGLTPTEIAGRMKRPAGTVKTWIRRGLMKLRECLEQKGVGQ